The Polypterus senegalus isolate Bchr_013 unplaced genomic scaffold, ASM1683550v1 scaffold_2142, whole genome shotgun sequence nucleotide sequence GATAAAGAGGGATTATGGGGATGTGGTCATGAGACTTAATAAATCCAAAGCAAAGGTAATTGGAATGCAACAAGGACAAACAAGCCAAAGTGCAGATTGCTGTTGGTAATGAATGCCTTGAAAAAGGGGACTTCATTATTAGGATTGAGGGATGGGTGAAATAAAGTTGAAGTAATAAGCAGAACTAATCGTTTAAAAATCGACTTCAACCAAAAGGTGCAAATCAGAAAAAGGCTCCTGAAAACCTTTGGTCTTTAGTGTAGCTTTATATGACTGTGAGACGTGGACCCTAGGAGTTCGAGAGACTACATTTATTTGAGCTGTGCTGCTACTAGCGTCTTAAGTTTAAATGGGCCGATAAGTTAACTAGTGAGGTTTTCCTAAAGTGAAAGGCAGTTTATGGAAAACTTTAGTTCAACGATGAACAATTTGCTGGACGTCCATTGAGACATGAAGGGTTCCAGAAATTGACGATGCAAGGACAGGCGAAGGGGAAGACGGGCAGAGGAGGACCACATTTGTAATGTTTtgcaaaaataatagaaatatgtAGGATGCAAGAATTACCAAGAAATGAAAAGGAAGGTGGAAAAATGCGAGGAGTAGAGAGTTGCTGCAAACCAATCTGCTGATTGAAGACTGAAGAAGGATTAAAAATAGCGCCTGGCACATGGATGACTGTAATGCAGTAAGGGGGGGTGGGTGGACACAACCCTTGACATTTTGAAAGGCAGCTGCACTATAAGAGATGGGCAGGCCAAGAAATGGCAGACGTGTACAGATGTCCGAGTGAAGTGCCAGCAGATGCTAAGGGTTACCTTCCTGCATGTCTTGTGTGAATTTTGCATTTTCAGTCTTTGGTTCCTAAACAAGCTGAGGAGCACTGCATCTGACTCTGTGATATGAGGTGGTCTTCACGTGGCTAAAGTGCGACCTCCACTGGGTGCTGTGCTTCCCAGAGGTCAGACATGCAGGGTGGGTGGATTGGCATTGCTAAACTGGCAGTTACGATGGACTGGTGCTCCACCCAGGGActgctcctgccttgtggcctACGCTTGGTGGAACAGGCTCCAGCCTTCCTGCTCAGGGTAGTGGGGTTGGAAAGGGCATGGAATGATTCCCATGAATGTCTAAGAAGGTGCTATATGGAGGGCTAGCCCCCTTCAGACCAGAGATGGCGGTTTTCTAATGGCACATCCTGCCCTCATTTTTATATTGAGGTAGTGGTCAGTCATCTTTAACCTGCACACGGTGGGTAactggggaggaggaggaggaggtcaaaAGCTGGCAATCTGTCAGGGGAGTCGCCAGTTGTGACAATTGGCAAACAGAGGGGCAGGCTGTATATGATGGCCCTTGGTAACCTCCAAGTGGTGGCAGTCTGTCTGGGGAACACATTGGCTGCCAAAGCGACACAAACCTTTGCCGTGTCCAGACGCCTGcttgtgactttcttttttccAAGAGTGTGAAATGCCAGCCAGTAGGTTCTACTCGGCCCTCCCCATCTGTGTGCCCTGACGCAAAGCCTTCCGCATTCTCTGCCTAACGGCGTCTGTTCCAAATATAGACAATCCTGAGGGTCGCTGGGCAGCTATTAATAATCGGCGTGCAAAGGTCGAAGGGTCCTGAAGGTCAGGGGTAGCAGGTGGCCTGAGCTCTGCCGTCGGTctggctttcttttttttgaagtgGTTGCATGTGGGTCTCAAGCTGcccatttttattttgcacattgGACTGAAAGACACAAAAGGGGGTATCCTCTTCCTAAAGGTGTTCACAGTTAAAATGGAAACTCTTCACCAGGTCCTTGGGTTACTTGGCAAGACCCCCTGCTTCAATATAAACTTGACTCCGTGTAAAACATGTGGCCCCGGCCTTTGGACCACCCTGGCCCCCTTGTGTCTGTGTAGTGTTGGGTGTTCATCAGACAAGATGCTCTACTGGCATCTTTAAATAGCTGGAGGGTGGGAGGCAGATGAGCAGTCTGTAGCCCCCTTGTTGGAATGTATGGAAGACGGCCATTTGGCTGATGAAAGGGAAAGGAGAGAAGACTAATCTGTAGTGTAGTTTTGCCTTTGTGATGGAGGTCTGCCATGAAGGAAGTGCGTGTTAGGGCCGAGTATGAGGGGTTTCTTTATGGTGCCTTATCCTGGTTGTCGCCCACATTGCTTACCAATGCACACAGACCTTGGCATTGCCTAGCTTTAGTGGAAAAGAGATTTCCACTAGACCCCTGGGTCCTGGCAAACGCCTTGTCCCCCAAATGAGAACTTTCCAAACTTTCCAGTTAGTCACCACTGCCACCACTCTATCTTTAAGGCCTTAACGTTTCACTGGTGCTGCCAACTTGATTTTTATATTGATTGCCCTGAAATACCTGGGGTGCAATGGGGGCTTCTGTTGTGCCTTTTGAAATGCGTGCATCAGAGGACACTTGGATTAGTAACAAATCTTCATTTAACTGTCCTCCCATGAATGGTAATGGGGAGCTGAGCTGGTGTCCACTGAATGCACCAGAGGGTAAAGTAGGAATTCATTCCGGACAAGATGCCAGCCTAGAAAGGGGCACCTGTGCTTGGTCATTCACACACCCACGGGTTTAGTTTAGTTACCAGCTAAACCAGAGAAAATCCAGTCTGACCTGGGAGCCCATGCCAAGCAAGACTGCAGTTACCGTATACAGATTGAAAGTCTGGCAGGTGGCAACAAAGCATTAGAAGTTTTCCGCTAAGTGGTGTGGCTGTGGTGGTTGACACAGGTCATTGGTTGCCTTGCATTGGCTTATGTTTCTATACCCCCCACAAAGGTGCCATTGCAGGATAACAAAGGCACAACACCTTTGACATGTTGCCATCCATACCCTTGTTGGTTTCTCATGTGTCACTCTTGAGTGATTTACATTTACTTGGTGTCCAATCTAATTGGTTTCTCCCCCTCCCCCCCCCCTCTCAAAACCTATCCTggcacattcttttttttttgttggcagtATGTCCATCACGAAGATCTTTGCCCGTGAGATCCTGGATTCCAGGGGGAATCCCACCGTGGAAGTGGATCTGTACACTGCAAAGGGTGAGTCTTCTGAGCAGAGTCCGTGTCTCCGCTAATATAATGCTTAGTATGTCATTGGCACAGATGTCAAATTATGTAGTGCTTTACAGTATGCTAACACTATTGTGGTGAGCCACACGTTCATAATGAAGGTATGGGGAGGCACAGGGTGCTTCAGTAATCCTATGAAGATGCCAGCATCTTAACCTTGAATCCACCCATAGTGGGAGATCAATTCCTTCCATTCTCATTTATAAAAGTGAGGAACAAGGCTGAGTGAAAGCTGAAGTGGCATCACACCCCTTCATGGGCCTCTCCACTGTGGTGTGAACTTTTTTGGAGAGGGGGGTAAAATTGTTCCACCACTTGGTTGCATCCTGGACCCAAACTCCTAATGGCTACGTTGGCCTTGGATTTCTCTTTACTAATAAGTCGGCAATGCCAAgtgggtattttttttatttgctagcTAATCAGCATATCAAGTCAACTCTGTGTGGCTGCCTTCCTTTAGTCCTCCATTACAGTGCATGCTTGAGATTGGAGAATCTGTTCATGGGGCTCCAATCCGCTTTCAGTAGGTGGTTTCTGACTGTTGCCCCAATGTCCTTCTCTCAATCAGGCCTCTTTAGAGCAGCAGTGCCCAGCGGTGCTTCCACTGGAATCTATGAGGCTTTGGAGCTTCGAGATGGAGATAAATCCCGCTACCTTGGCAAAGGTGGGTATTTGCATGTCCTTTCTTCGTCTCTCCTCCTGCAGCTGAATGCTCGTCTGCTTGGTTTAACTGCTGCTTCTCTTTGGCCACAGGTGTGTCAAAGGCGGTGGAGCACATCAATAAGACCATTGTGCCAGCTCTGCTGGAAAAGGTAAGGCAAGCTGCAGCATGGTGGGTAAAATGGCCTTGTGAGGTGTTCCTATTCTCCTCCTCAGCTGAGATGCATCCACTTTTCAATATCAAACTTAACCTTTCTGTACATGGGTGGGGCATTGCAAACTGATCAGTCCATAATGTCTGTGCCAGTGTGCCCAACAGAGTGGAGGTCTAAGCATATAAATGGGGTAGCGAAAGTGAAGAAGCCTTTACTGTTTAGATGAGACCGTTTGCACTTGGGGGTGCAAGTCCAGAACATTGTAAGCTGGCATTTGACTGATCATCTTGGTAAAGTTTGTGAACTTGAGGCAGAATGAATAACCTTTAGAAAATGTATTGAGAAATGGAGTTTGAGCATCCGCTTTGGGGGTCTCTGTTGGCATGTAGCCAGGAATGAGTGGCATAAGTGATTGAAGCTCAACTCTCCTGATTTGAGTACATAGACTTTAATCCATGGATTAGAAAGATGGAAAGGTCTTTTCCTGTGTCCCCTTCCCAAACCCCCAACCTCATGTTTGATCATCTCCTCTTCTTTCCCAAACAGAAACTGAGTGTGGTGGAACAAGAGAAAATTGACAAGGTCATGCTGGAACTGGATGGGACCGAAAACAAATGTGAGTGGTAACTGGCATGGTATTGCAAGCAAAAGACTGAATTCATATGCCAGTGCTAAAGGTGTACTGACATTTTCTCTCCACCTTTCTAGCAAAATTTGGTGCCAATGCTATTCTGGGTGTGTCACTGGCTGTCTGCAAGGCAGGTGCAGCTGAGAAAGGTGTGCCCCTTTACCGCCACATTGCCGACCTGGCTGGAAATTCTGAAATCATCCTGCCTGTTCCTGTAAGTTGCTCTTTATGGGAGGTCCTCACTCCACTAAGCCATGCGTGGCCTGCCAGTTTTCATTTCTGTGGCtaatttttactcttttttgtaATGGCAGGCCTTTAATGTGATCAATGGTGGCTCCCATGCTGGGAACAAGCTGGCAATGCAGGAGTTCATGATCCTGCCAGTTGGTGCCTCCTCCTTCCATGAGGCTATGCGCATTGGTGCGGAGGTGTACCACAATCTGAAGAATGTGATCAAGGCCAAGTATGGCAAGGATGCCACCAATGTAGGAGATGAGGGTGGATTTGCACCCAACATCCTGGAGAACAATGAAGGTGAGTTAGACCAGTTGGGACTTAAAGCAGGTGTCTGCTATTCTAATCCTAAGTCTCCCTGACTTGATGGTTGTGACCTTCGCGAAGGAGATTTGAGAGAGTGTCAATGAAAGGTCACAGTTAAAGATAGCTGTGGTGCCAGTCACCCGAGACTGAGACCTTTCTGTAGATTAATAGCCTTCTGGCAGGGGGCCCAGGAAGCACCGAGGCCTTTAAACTTTTCTCAGAGGCTGTTGGTTTGATTTGCTGGATGTTGGACAAAAATGGCATGATCTTGCTGTATTAGTGGCCTTTATCTTCTCCTTGATGATCTGCTCTTGTGTTTCACTTTTAAATGGTTTTATACTCTTCATAGCCCTGGAACTGCTGAAGTCTGCCATCGAGAAGGCCGGCTACCCTGACAAGATCGTGATTGGCATGGATGTTGCTGCATCAGAGTTTCACCGCAGTGGGAAATATGACCTGGACTTCAAGTCCCCAGATGACCCTGCCCGACACATTACTGGAGAGAAGCTGGGTGACCTGTACAAGAGCTTCATCAAAAACTACCCTGGTCAGTGGGCTATATATAAACTCCCCCAATGTGGAGAGCAGACTGTGTGTGGGGAGTGCTACAGAAACCCATATTAATAGCAGCTGGGCTGGTTCAGGTACCCCAATGAAGTTCCCCACCCCTGAGACGGAGGATCTCCAGTGTTTCCAATAGAAATTTAAGCAGTGCTTGAAAACTTAAAAGGTAGACTTCACACAAATGTTAAGGTTTTCACTcctgcaaagaaccacagacTCATGGtattgccaagtagtgtggtggtgGGTAGGACTGTAGGGGGCCTTCAGATCTCAATCTACATAGTTGTGGACAATCTGAAAGTGGTTTGTCTGGCCCAGTGGAGCAGAACTTTGGACAAAATCCTCAAGgtggtctcttttttttttttttttttttttttttttttttggggtccaTCAAAGGCTTTCAGCCTCCATTTTGTTATCCAGTGTCTGCCATGGGGATCACTGCTTCAGTTCTGGGACTCCCCCAACAATGTAGGTCCATCCTGGTGTCTCTCAGTAAATAACTTGTTCACAACATCAATTTGATCTTGTGTAGCATACTGCATAACACTTTTTAGCAATGGCTATCAGAAATAGTATTCAATgaaatgtgagcaacactgatGACCATGCAGTCATCTGGAGAAATCTCTTGGTTGTAATATGAAACCTACTTTCTGTCCAGCTTTGATATTAACGTCCTTTTTATAAAGACTCTCCAACTGTGTGGAGCACAATCATTTGTAAGATTTAAAGCTGGTCACTGGCTGAGCTTTGACTGTTCAGAGACTTCTCCCTGTTGCGACTAAATGTTCGTTTGAGCTACCATGCACATCCTTCACATGGGTTTACACTTTTTAGCAACTAAGTCATGGCAGGGTAACAAAGATGGAGAATAGAAGACCAGGACATTCCCAGAGCTCTCCTGTAGCTGCACTCTATTGGACAGTAGGATCTCCTTTTTGGCATTGGCAATCACCCAAACTTTCAGGCCACCTTCAAGTTGATTTCTAGATGTGcataagaaacattttgaatCCTACACACCCCATGACTTGGTAGCCTATGAACAGCTGGGCTAAAAATCTGTTTGGGTTCATGAAGGGTACTCCTAATTAGGTGATGGGAAAAGCTGCCCTGCTAAACAGAGCCAACATTGTaagtttggatatttttttttttctcatttctgcaGTGGTATCAATTGAGGATCCATTTGACCAGGATGACTGGGAAAACTGGACAAAGTTCACTGCATCTGTGGGAATTCAGATTGTTGGTGATGACCTGACTGTCACAAACCCCAAGAGAATCCAGCAGGCTGTGGAGAAGAAAGCTTGCAACTGCCTGCTTCTGAAAGTCAATCAGATTGGCTCAGTCACAGAGTCTATCCAGGCGTGAGTGTGCTTTTTTCACTAAGTGGGGTCCTGTATGGTGGACAGGAGGTATTCTATATCTGCATTCACAGTGGTCCTCCGACAGattcaaattggctttttttttccccttttgttctCTTAGTTGTAAACTGGCCCAGTCTAGTGGATGGGGTGTGATGGTCAGTCACCGCTCAGGAGAGACAGAGGACACCTTCATTGCTGATCTTGTTGTTGGGCTCTGCACTGGCCAGGTTAGTACAGTAGTTATGTACAAAGACCACCAGTAATCCCATTATGTGGGCTCATCAAAACCTGAATTTGTGTTTGAGCAAAGCCCACCAAGACATCCAGTGACATGCTCACTGTGTGGAAATGCAGTTTAGTTCAGCTTTCTAGTAAAAGTGGTGGTGTATCAACATTTACAAACTACTTTGATCACACTGTATGGCCTACATGATGCTGGCCAGTGGATTACCTGGCGTCCAATATGGTTTCACTCGTGCTCATTCACATGTCTGTCTCTTAGATAAAGACTGGCGCCCCTTGCAGGTCTGAGCGTCTGGCTAAATACAACCAACTGATGAGGTGAGTATGGTGAATTATGACAGGTGATGAAAGCATAGTGGTCTGAGGCTTCACATACTTGCATCTATAGGCCTGAAGTCCAAGTTTTAATTTGGAGGAGAATATGTAACGGTGACACTGGGGTTCATACATTGAATCCCAAGCCATTTGGTCTTGCTCTCTAATCCACTTCACTTTTTTGCAGGATTGAAGAGGAGTTGGGCAACAAAGCTGTGTTTGCAGGAAAGAACTTTCGCAACCCCAGAGCCAAGTAAAACCTCTTGAAGCCTTGGCTTGAACCTCCTCCCAGCCATGTTTGCATAGGGTGACTTTGGTTAGCCTTGACTAATGTCTGCTTGTTCCAGTTTGCAGCCCCTGGTGAGCCCTTCTGTGCTCTAAAGGTTGACCAGTGTTGGCTTGTCAATAAACATCTGTCTCCAAACACTTGCTAccatgagtgttttttttttttttttttccttctctcctccctcTTGAAGTGTACAACTTGTTTGATCTTTCTCAATGTCTCCCATTTTGGAGGGTTATTCTGAAAGCTTTGGAGCACCAAT carries:
- the LOC120520652 gene encoding beta-enolase, whose amino-acid sequence is MSITKIFAREILDSRGNPTVEVDLYTAKGLFRAAVPSGASTGIYEALELRDGDKSRYLGKGVSKAVEHINKTIVPALLEKKLSVVEQEKIDKVMLELDGTENKSKFGANAILGVSLAVCKAGAAEKGVPLYRHIADLAGNSEIILPVPAFNVINGGSHAGNKLAMQEFMILPVGASSFHEAMRIGAEVYHNLKNVIKAKYGKDATNVGDEGGFAPNILENNEALELLKSAIEKAGYPDKIVIGMDVAASEFHRSGKYDLDFKSPDDPARHITGEKLGDLYKSFIKNYPVVSIEDPFDQDDWENWTKFTASVGIQIVGDDLTVTNPKRIQQAVEKKACNCLLLKVNQIGSVTESIQACKLAQSSGWGVMVSHRSGETEDTFIADLVVGLCTGQIKTGAPCRSERLAKYNQLMRIEEELGNKAVFAGKNFRNPRAK